AAACATCATTCAGAGAACTACAGATTGATGGAAGAACCGGTGAAATATTGTCCGTTAAAAAAAGAAACTCTGATTTAATTGAAAAAATTCATGATGGTTCCATTTTTTCATTTTTACTTAATTCTGATAATGAGATTTTCAAATTATTATATACTACGTGGGTTTCTTTGAGCCTGATAATACTTTCTGTCAGTGGGTTTTTCCTTTGGTTAAATCCAAAATTAATCAGAAAACGTAAGTCCCAAGCCACTTAACTTAAACTCAAATGCATCATATATCAAATATACTGAATTTTACTTGTCAAATAGGATGTCAAAATTCCTGCCGGGTTCTATTTTTTACAATCTTCATTTTTTGTTTTTCCTGCAAAAATGAAAATAAAGAAGTTGCCACTCTTCCGGATTTAGACAAAACAGAAGAAGTGACAGACAAAAATGGGATTCGATTTGATTCTACACTATATGAATTTGAAGATGGTTTTGTGAAATTAGACTGGAAACAGCTTTTGAGCGTTCGTTTTGAAAAGCAATATAATGCTGAATTGGAACTGGAAGTGGATATGCCGGTTTTCAGTGATACTTTACTCGCATTAAACGGTAAAGATGTCATAGCTGAAGGCTTTTACATTCCGGTGGACGAGACAGGAAATTCTGAAATTCTGATATTATCCGCTTATCCTTTTGCACAATGTTTCTTTTGCGGAGCTGCCGGTGCAGAGTCAGTCATCGATGTATTGAATGTCAGTAAATTACCCAAACTCAAAACAGACCAGAAAATAAAATTTAAAGGGAAATTAAAATTAAACAGCGACAATTTTGACTTTCTGATCTACGTACTTGAAATGGCTGAATATATTCCTACCTGATTGGGCAAATTATTTTAATGCAGCGCAGCCCTTATCACCAGACTTTCTATAATTTCTGACTCCTGTTCTATCCACCACTCCAACCTTTTATAAACCTGATTTTCGGGAAAATAATTTAAAGCCATTTTAACAAAAATGTGGCCATGTTTGGCTTCGCTGGCCCATAATATTTTATAGAAACGATGCATTTCAGGATCCGTTTGGGCTTCAGAGACCATTCTGAATCGTTCAGCACCGCGGGTTTCCACGACTGAAGCAATTAGCAATCTGTCCAAAAATCTTTCTTCTCGTCCGGAGTGACATCTTTTGAGTAATTGCGTGACATAAGGATCTTCACCAATGGAATGCGTAAGCTGAATTCTTCTGGATTGCATGATTTCATATACTTGCTGGAAATGTTCCAGTTCTTCGATACCGGTAGCTATCAAATCGGGGATGATTTCGGTTCTGTCGGGATATTTTGCCACAAAACTCATAGCCATAGCAGAAGCTTTTCTCTCGCAATCTGCATGATCCTTTAAAAAACTGTCAAAATCAGACATCACAGCATCAATCCACTCTTTTCTGCTTGGGATGCCAACATCAAGATTGAGTTTCATATTGAATTATATTTCTATTCTACCATTGTAACAGGAGCAATAACGCCGTTTACTCTTACAACAGGTACACCTTTTATGTCTTTTTTAGGTATTTTGATGACAAATGTCGGGCGATATTCTTCTACTTCAATATTTGTAGGGATACTGGTCACTTCTATTTTTGTATTCTCTCCACTGTTGTCAAATGAGTTTGCTTCAAAATTGACTTCATACTTATTCTTTTCTAAAAAAATAGCAACTACTGAGTTCTCCTCAAAATTTACGGTTTCAGGAGTTTCTGAACCCTGCATGAATATTGTGAAAGCACTTTGAGTCTTCATGTAATAAGCATTGTTATGCTCCGGAACAAACTGATCTTTTCTGAATTGAAATACATCAGAAATATCACTCGCAGGCGTATCTTTAAATCCTACTACATTATTTTTTGTTTTAGTTTCATTGTTTTCTCCTGTCTTTGCGTCATTTTTGCATGATTGAATAAGTAATCCTGTAATAACGAATGCTAAAATTGTTATCTTAAATTTCATATTGATATATTTTTAAATTTTGCGTAAAAGTAAGTAAAATTAAACTGAATTGAAGAGAAAGGAATTAAATAATGTGAGTAATTGATTTTACATAACCTGAATTATAACATCCAGAGAATTTATATTGATTTATCCATTATGAAGAGCTGAAGTAGTTATTAAAGCTTTATTTTTCTTTTGTCTTGATACAAAAGAAACAAAAGATCAAGGCTGTAACGCCTCAGCCTAAAATCGCTCCATAAAACCTAAATTCAAAAAACTCGCCTTACTGCGTCGATCATTTTCTTAATTTATGTGAAACTTCGTTACATTTTATTCTTGCAATTTTTAGTTTTGGCTCAGACAGTTTTGAATTTTTAGCGGTTTTACTTCACGATTTTTTAACGGCTGATACGTTAAGGCCAAATTTCACACTTTCAATCTTTCGAGAGAAAACATAATTGAGATTTAGTTTCGTAACTAAAGAATTATCAGATATGGTAAAATATTGTACACACATTAATATTAAGCTTCCGAACAAGTTTAGATATTATCAATTTCCAAACGCATTAATCAAAATAATCCATACTGCAACATCCTATCGGAGCTCCAGGTGGCATAAAAGCCGGTTTATGAATCTTCAGAATTAAATTGGAATCATTCATATTCCTGATTTGAGTAAAAATGTATCTGAAATGTGCACCACTCATTTTATCATCCGCTTTAGCTTTGTGTTTTACGATGGAATTTCCCATAAATACATGAAGGTTATGTGTAATGAGCGCTGCGAGTTCTGCATTGGTTTTTTCATCTAATGCTGTTTGTAGCAGTTGATTAACAATAGCTTTCTGGAGTGCTGCTTTTGATGGATCAAAAGGCATTCCAACCTTCAGCAATCCTAACACATCCTGAAGATAGTCGTTAATATTCCATGATTTTTGCTGTTTCAAACGATTCAATCGGGCACTATTGGTCAACATTCCTGCGATTTGAGCACATGCACTCTCAATGGCTGCAGACTCATCAAAAATCATTTCACTCCCGGAAGGAAAACTTTCTCTGTTTCTGGGATATCCGGGTGCAGAAGGGTACAGGAAATTTTTAACGGACTCCGGTATTTTGAGATTTTCTGCTGATACAAAGTTAAGAATTGTTTTCAGAGTAGCTTTTTGTTGGGCAACATCTACTTCTTTTAAGGGACGGATGTCTGACTCACCTTTTACCGGAAAGCTGTAGTGAACTCCTCCGATAGATTTAACCAATGCTTCCATCTGATATCGGTGCATAAAATAAACGGGCACAAATACTTTTTCCAGTTCGGATACAGGCGTTCCATCAGGAATGGAATTTAAACCAAACTCTTCGATTGCCTTTTTACGCACTTTTACAATCCTTTCAAACTCCTCCAAAGCATTGTTTCCATTATCCCATAAATGAGATTCTGGAGATGCGCTGCCGGGACTTCGGGTATCTTCATCGGTAAGATAAAGCAGTCCCATGTTTTGAGTTTCCTGAATTATTTTATCTAACTCACTTTTTTCATTCATATTTCCGGCAAACTCTGCATATCCGTAAAGCACCACTCTCTTGTCCCAAATACCGATTTTGTCATCATAAGCTTTTGATAAGTCGAACTGATCATTACTATCAATAGTGATATATGGATGCGGATAATCCATCACAGATGCTCTGTCATTGATGCTGGCGGCAAAATTATGAGCAATACCCAAGGTATGACCAATTTCATGTGCGGAAAGCTGTCTGAGTCTGGCTAACGCCAATTCGGATAACTGTTTTTGTTTTTCCGTTTGATTTTCATTGCCAAAAGGGGACAATATCCCTTGTGCAATAAGATAATCCTGTCGAACTCTTAAAGAACCCAAAGAGACATGTCCTTTTATTATTTCTCCTGTCCTGGGGTCTATGACACTATCACCATAAGACCAACCCCGCGTGCTTCTGTGTACCCACTGAATCATGTTATATCTCACATCC
The genomic region above belongs to Saprospiraceae bacterium and contains:
- a CDS encoding tRNA-(ms[2]io[6]A)-hydroxylase, with translation MKLNLDVGIPSRKEWIDAVMSDFDSFLKDHADCERKASAMAMSFVAKYPDRTEIIPDLIATGIEELEHFQQVYEIMQSRRIQLTHSIGEDPYVTQLLKRCHSGREERFLDRLLIASVVETRGAERFRMVSEAQTDPEMHRFYKILWASEAKHGHIFVKMALNYFPENQVYKRLEWWIEQESEIIESLVIRAALH
- a CDS encoding zinc-dependent metalloprotease, which gives rise to MKFYCRFLATVLLSFIFSALQSQKFEGFFNFEYQDSTGKILLNVSNLNEDFLMVTSLGTGVGSNDIGLDRGKLGNKMVVRFEKHGDKILLVQQNMNYRAISNNTEEVKSVKEAFAFSVLGGFKIEKKVGSGYTIDLSPLLFDDLHQISILLKDQKQGTFKIDKTRSVVYLENTLAFPHNTEFESILTLTGEATGKYLKSVAPTPESLSFRQHISFVRLPDDKYTPRVFHPYSGYFDMSYYDYATPIDQPLQKRFITRHRLQKINPNDAQSEVIKPIIYYIDPGCPEPIKSALMDGAAWWKEAFAYAGFRNAFEIRVLPDGAHPLDVRYNMIQWVHRSTRGWSYGDSVIDPRTGEIIKGHVSLGSLRVRQDYLIAQGILSPFGNENQTEKQKQLSELALARLRQLSAHEIGHTLGIAHNFAASINDRASVMDYPHPYITIDSNDQFDLSKAYDDKIGIWDKRVVLYGYAEFAGNMNEKSELDKIIQETQNMGLLYLTDEDTRSPGSASPESHLWDNGNNALEEFERIVKVRKKAIEEFGLNSIPDGTPVSELEKVFVPVYFMHRYQMEALVKSIGGVHYSFPVKGESDIRPLKEVDVAQQKATLKTILNFVSAENLKIPESVKNFLYPSAPGYPRNRESFPSGSEMIFDESAAIESACAQIAGMLTNSARLNRLKQQKSWNINDYLQDVLGLLKVGMPFDPSKAALQKAIVNQLLQTALDEKTNAELAALITHNLHVFMGNSIVKHKAKADDKMSGAHFRYIFTQIRNMNDSNLILKIHKPAFMPPGAPIGCCSMDYFD